From Arcobacter arenosus:
GAAGCACTTATTGATAATAGAACTGCTTCAAGTATAGAACATAAAAATGATACACCAACAGCAATTGAAAAATATATAATTAATAACATACTAAATCCTAAAAAATTTTCTTATTATAATAAAAAGTTCTAAAAACAGTTTAAAATATAAGCTTTAAAAAAGGTTGCATATGCAATAATTGCATACACAACTAAAGGAGAATTATGAAGTATGCATTAAAAGATTCAATTGCTTATAGATTGATAAGAAGTTCAAATAGTGTTGTTTATACCTTAAACAAAGCATTACTACCTTATGAAATTGCAATTGAACAAAGAGCAACTTTAGAGATTATAAAATTTGAGCCTGATGTTAACCAGACAAAAATTGCAAAACTCCTTGGTAAAGATAAAGCAACAATAAGTCGCTCATTAAGTTCCCTTGAAAAAAAAGGACTTATAACAAGAGTAAATGATGCTAATAATAAAAGATCTAACAAAATATCACTTACAAAAAAAGGTGAAGAGATTCTTGAATCAACAATATCATCAGTAACCTCATTTAGAGAAGAGTTAAGATCTAAAATTAGCGAAGAAGAGCATGAAATGTTTTTTAACATTTTAGACAAGCTTGAATTATAGGAAGGATAAACTATGAATAGATACGTAAATGTTTCAAACGAATTGTATGAAGTTTTTGAAGATGCTGCTGTTAAGCATGAAGAGTGTGATATTGTCTATAAAGACGATAAAAAACAAAAAGAGTTACACAGTAAAGTTGTAGACATAAAAAATGTTAATTTACAAGAATTTATTGAAATGGAAGATGGAACAGTAATTAGACTTGATAAAATTGTTGAGTTTAATGGAAACCAAACAAAAGCTCTTAATAGATATATTTAGATTAAAGAGGCTAAACCTCTTTAGTCTACACTTTCAAAACTATTAGTTTCTTTTTGAAAAACCAGTAAAGAGCCATCTAATAAATTATAGTACCAACCATGAATTTTTAAAGTTTCATTTTCAACTCTTTCTTTTACTTGGGGATAAGTCATTAAATTTTTCAATTGAAAAATTACAGAATTCTTTTCAGTAGCACGATAAAGTTCTTCTCTATTTGGATAAATAAGCTTATCTCTTAAGGTAAAATCTTTGACAGGTTTAGCTATTTCTAGCCATTTTTTTATAAAAGTATTTTGTTCTGGGATATCTTTATATAAACTCTCACAAGCCCCACAATGAGAATGTCCACATATAATAATATGTGATACATTAAGTATATCAAGTGCATATTCAATAGCAGCAGCAACACTATAAAAATCAACAGAATTTGACCATT
This genomic window contains:
- a CDS encoding MarR family winged helix-turn-helix transcriptional regulator, translating into MKYALKDSIAYRLIRSSNSVVYTLNKALLPYEIAIEQRATLEIIKFEPDVNQTKIAKLLGKDKATISRSLSSLEKKGLITRVNDANNKRSNKISLTKKGEEILESTISSVTSFREELRSKISEEEHEMFFNILDKLEL
- a CDS encoding carbonic anhydrase — encoded protein: MEYALDILNVSHIIICGHSHCGACESLYKDIPEQNTFIKKWLEIAKPVKDFTLRDKLIYPNREELYRATEKNSVIFQLKNLMTYPQVKERVENETLKIHGWYYNLLDGSLLVFQKETNSFESVD